From a single Columba livia isolate bColLiv1 breed racing homer chromosome 15, bColLiv1.pat.W.v2, whole genome shotgun sequence genomic region:
- the IGFALS gene encoding insulin-like growth factor-binding protein complex acid labile subunit, producing the protein MSAGKAGITLLLPLALLLASASQPPGGDTPKDQGDIDPSRCPSPCACSLDDYSEELNIFCSARNLTRLPEDVPPNAKALWLDGNNFTLLPAAAFRNVSALDFLDLQSSQLTTVEQHAFHGLRSLYHLHLERNRLKHLAPHTFLHTQNLVSLSLNNNYFSKVEEGLFAGLSNLWYLNLGWNSLVVLPDKVFHDLPNLRELILAGNKLAYLQHQLFCSLTELKELDLSGNALKGIKINIFVKLQKLQKLYLNHNQINAIAPRAFMGMKSLRWLDLSHNRLISLFEDTFLGLLSLHVLRLSTNSITSLRPRTFKDLQFLEELQLGHNRIRSLVERTFDGLGQLEVLSLNNNQLQDIRAGAFLGLYNVAVMHLSANCIKVLPDYVFKGVTKLHSLHLEHSCLGRIRVNTFSGLSSLRRLFLQHNAISVIEDQSFSDLHELLELDLKHNRLSHLSSQLFVGLSNLEYLFLSSNQLLEISQDTFSPLQRLFWLDLSHNQLETLDNTIISPLANLRYLSLRNNSLETFSVGFLCASFALEQLWLGGNNWHCNCSLKGLRDFSLQHPVVVPRFVQSVAEGDDAHVPIYTYNNLTCLHPPAVAGLDLRDTTEDSFAHC; encoded by the exons ATGAGCGCAGGAAAAG CGGGCATCaccctcctgctccctttggctctgctgctggcctctGCCTCTCAGCCccctgggggggacaccccaaaggACCAGGGGGACATAGACCCCTCGCGCTGCCCCAGCCCTTGCGCCTGCAGCTTGGACGACTACAGCGAGGAGCTCAACATCTTCTGCAGCGCCCGCAACCTGACGCGCCTGCCCGAGGATGTGCCCCCCAATGCTAAAGCCCTTTGGCTGGATGGCAATAACTTCACCCTGCTGCCGGCCGCTGCCTTCAGGAATGTCTCAGCTCTGGACTTTCTGGacctgcagagcagccagctgACTACTGTGGAGCAGCACGCCTTCCACGGGCTGCGGAGCCTCTACCATCTCCACCTTGAACGCAACCGTCTCAAGCACTTGGCTCCCCACACCTTCCTGCACACCCAGAACCTTGTCTCCCTCAGCCTCAATAACAACTACTTCAGTAAGGTGGAGGAAGGGTTGTTCGCTGGGCTTTCCAACCTCTGGTATCTGAACCTGGGCTGGAATTCACTTGTGGTCCTGCCCGACAAGGTCTTCCATGACTTGCCCAACCTCAGAGAGTTGATCTTGGCTGGCAACAAACTTGCCTACCTCCAGCACCAGCTCTTCTGCAGCCTTACtgagctgaaggagctggacCTAAGTGGGAATGCACTCAAAGGCATCAAGATCAACATCTTTGTCAAGCTGCAGAAGCTACAGAAGCTGTACCTGAACCACAACCAGATCAATGCCATTGCGCCCCGTGCCTTCATGGGCATGAAGTCCCTCCGGTGGTTGGATCTCTCCCACAACCGGCTCATCTCACTGTTTGAGGATACATTTCTGGGCCTCCTGAGCCTGCATGTCCTACGCTTATCCACCAACTCCATCACCAGCCTGAGGCCCAGGACTTTCAAAGACCTCCAGTtcctggaggagctgcagctggggcaCAACAGGATCCGGAGCCTGGTGGAAAGGACCTTCGATGGTCTGGGTCAGCTGGAGGTCCTCAGTCTCAACAACAACCAGTTACAAGACATTAGGGCTGGGGCATTCCTGGGGCTGTACAATGTGGCGGTGATGCACTTGTCTGCAAACTGCATCAAGGTTCTCCCTGACTATGTCTTCAAGGGGGTCACCAAGTTGCATAGCCTCCACCTGGAGCACAGCTGCCTTGGCAGGATCCGGGTGAACACTTTCTCCGGCCTGTCCAGCCTGCGGCGACTATTCTTGCAGCACAACGCCATCTCTGTCATTGAAGACCAAAGCTTCAGTGACCTGCACGAGCTCCTAGAGCTTGACCTCAAGCACAACAGGCTGAGCCACCTCTCGTCCCAGCTCTTTGTgggtctgagcaacctggagtacctcttcctctcctccaacCAGCTCCTGGAGATCTCCCAGGATACCTTCAGCCCACTCCAGAGACTCTTCTGGCTCGACCTCTCTCATAACCAGCTGGAAACGCTGGACAACACCATCATCTCGCCCCTGGCCAACCTGCGGTACCTCAGCCTGAGGAACAACTCGCTGGAGACCTTCTCGGTGGGCTTCCTCTGTGCCTCTTTCGCCCTGGAGCAGCTGTGGCTGGGGGGCAACAACTGGCACTGCAACTGCTCCCTGAAGGGCCTGCGGGACTTCTCCCTGCAGCACCCTGTGGTGGTCCCACGTTTTGTGCAGTCTGTGGCTGAGGGGGATGatgcccatgtccccatctACACCTACAACAACCTCACCTGCCTTCACCCCCCAGCTGTGGCAGGCCTGGACCTCCGTGACACCACCGAGGACAGCTTTGCTCACTGTTGA